A window of Dehalococcoidia bacterium genomic DNA:
AGTCCCACCGGCAGCGAGGCGGCGGCGGCGACCAGCCCGCCGGCCAGCAGCGCCGGCCAGAAGCCCCAGCCGTGGTTCACGGTGAGGATCGCCACGCTGTAGGCGCCGATCGCGTAGAGCGCGATGTGGCCAATCGAGGCGGCGCCGACGTAGCCGCTGATCAGGTTCAGCCCGATCGCCACCAGCATGTAGAGCATGAGCTGGTTGGCGAGGAAGAGCGGCTTGCGATGCACGCTGGACCAGGCGCCGCCGATATCCACCCGCGTCCAGAGCAGGAAGAGCAGCAGCACGCCGAGGCCGAGCAGCAGCGGCGCGTTGCGCACGACCGCCGCGCCCAGGCCGCGGCCGGCGGGACGCCTTGCGCTGCGCGAGGCGACGCTCATCGCTACACCCGCCTCGGCACGGCCTGGCCGAAGAGCCCCTCCGGCCGGACCAGCAGCAGCCCGAGCAGCACCAGCAAGATCACCAGGTTCACGTAGCCGCCCTGCCAGTAGCGCAGCGTGAGCTGCTCGATCAGGCCGAGCGCCAGGCCGGCGGCGAGGGCGCCGGTATTATCGCCCATGCCGCCCAGCGCCGCCGCCGTGAAGCCGCGGAAGGTGAAGGTCAGCCCGACGTTGACCGTGGCGAGGGTGAGTGGCGCGGCCAGCATACCGGTGAGGCAGGCGAGTGCCCCGCCCATCACGAAGCCGAGCGAGATCACCAGCCGCACGTTGACGCCGCGCAGCGCCGCCGCGTCGCGGTCCTGCGCCACGGCGGCGGTGGCCCGGCCGATCGCCGAGCGGCGGGAGAACAGGTACAGGCCCACGGTGATCGCGACGGCGATCAGCAGCACGCCGAAATGATACGGCGCGAGCTGCAGGCCGAGCACGTCGCGGCGGCTGACGGAGAGGCCGGGGAAGCTTTTGACGTTCTGCGGCGTGGTGCCCCACCGCAAGATGGCGAGGTTCTGGATGATCGTGAACACGGCCAGCGTGCTCAGCACCCAGCCGATGCCGCGCGGGTCGCGCCGCAGCGCCGGCCAGACGGCGATCCGTTCTTCGGCCAGCGCCACGGCCGCGCCGATCGCCATCACCGCGACGAGCGCGAGCAGCACCGGCCAGCCGTTCTGCTGGTAGAAGCTCAGCGCCATCAGCCCGCCGAGCATCACGATCTGGCCCTGGGCGAAGTTGAAGGTGCCGGCCGGGGCGAAGATCAGGTTGAAGCTGATCCCCACCAGCCCATACAGCGCGCCGATGCCCAGCGCGGGAATGAAGACATCGGCGAGGAAGGAGTTCACCGGGGCTGGCCCCCATCCCCCAGCCCCTTCCCCCAATTCTAGGGGAAGGGGAGATCTCAGTACGAAGCTTTGGGGCTGAAGGCGGGGCTTCCCGGCCACCTGTGGGGGCGCATGCCAATGGCTGTGGAACAGCCATCTCGAATCAACTGCGCCCTTCGCGCCGCAGGCGCGCCCCGCGGCGCCCCGCTAACCCGACGCCGCCCTGGAACTTCCTCCCCAGGATCGCCCCTCCCCCTCTCCAATCACGCTGTGCTATTGGAGAGGGGGAGGGGACGGGGGTGAGGGTGAGGTCGCCCCGCCCTCCCTCACAGCCCCGCCGGCCGCTTCAGGAAGACCTTGTCCGCCGCGTTCCACGAGCTGAGCGTGCCCAGGCTGATCGCGCCGTCCTTGACGATCGTGTGGTCCTTCGCCGTGATGCCGTCGAAGTTGGCGACGAGGCCATCGTAGGGCGTCGCCTCCATGTACTTGACGATCGCGGTGCTGTCCGTGCCGCCCGTCGCCTCGATCGCCGCCTTCATGTAGTAGACGAAGTCGTAGAAGGGCGAGGTGCCGCCGCTGCCGATCTTGCCCAGGCCGCCGGCGTCGCCCAGCCGCTTGTTCCAGTCCTTCACCTTCTGCGAGATCGGCTCGCTGTCGCTGTAGGTCAGCCGCTTCCAGGCGACTGACAGCGTCTTGTCCAGCAGCGCGTCGGGCACGACGCCCTTCACCAATCCGCCGGCGAAGCCAATGCCCGCGATCGGCAGATCCAGCTTGATGTCGTTCATGTTCTTGAGCACGGTGATGGCTTCCGGCCCGCCCTGCGTCCACCAGACGATCGCCTGGCTGCCCGCGTCCTGGACCTTGCGCAGCAGCGGCGTAAAATCCGCCGTGCCGGACTGGAAGTACTCATTTACGGTGGGCTTGAGGCTCAGGCTGTCCATGTACTTGGACGTGGTGGGCGCGTCGGTCTGGCCGTAGACGGTGTTCTCGGCCAGGATCGCGATCTTGGTGAACTTGAGCTGCTTGGTGAAGTAATCGATCAGCAGCTTCGACGACTGCTCGGCCGACCAGACGAAGCGGAACGAGTAGGGGAACTTGGACGCGTCCGCGAGCTGGGGGTTGTCCGAGTAGCCGCACTGGATGATCTTCGCCTGGTTGAGCGCGGGCGAGGCGCTGATCGCGTTCGAGCCGATCGGCCCGATGCAGAAGTGCAACTTTTTATCGACCACACCCAGCGCGGCGGCGGGCACCTGGGCCGGGTTCGACTGGTCGTCCGCCTGCTCCAGCGTGAACTTGACCCCGCCGACGCCGCCGCTGCCGTTGATCTCGTCGATCGCCAGCTTGGCGCCGGCCACGAATTCCTGGTAGACCGTCGCCAGCGGCCCGGTGAACGAGGAGATGAAGCCGAACCCCACGTCGCCGGGGAGCTTGAGCGTGCTTGCCGCGGGGCTGCGCGCCGCGGCGGGTGAGGCGGCAGCCGAAGCCGCGGCCGAGGCGCCGGCGGCAGCCGTTGCCGCGCGCGTCGCCGCCACGGTTGTGGCCGCGGCGGCCTGGCTGGCTGCGGGCGCCACGGTGCTCGCCTTCTTGGTGTTGCCGTTGTTATTACTGCTGCTGCAGCCGGCGATCGCCAGGCCGAACAGGCCGGCGCTCAGGGAGGCCGTGCCGCGCACAAACCGCCGCCGGGAAATCGGGCGCTGAAACCGATCGGCCATCGCACTCTCCTCGATTTCAGATCGCGCTCCCCGCGGGTACGGGGCGCGGAACGGCGCGAGCATATCCAGCGACCCCGGCATTGTCAAGCAAAGGCGGCCGACACGCGCCGAACTCGCAAGCAATTGCCGCGCACGGCTTGCAAAGCGCAAAGAAACAGGAATCGCGGCACACGGCGACAGGGGCGCCGGCGCTGGCCGCCCAAGCCTGTCCTCGCAGCGAAAGCCGTCCCTTCCCGAGGCGGGAAAGGAGACACGCGTTCACGGGCGGCGGTGGTAGGTCCGCGGTGGCTAGCCCAGCAGCTTCTGCGCGATCTCGATCAGCTGCTTCCGCAGCTCGCTGTTGGTGTTCACGTTCAGGGTGGTGGGCGAGAGCTGCTGCGTGCCGCGCTGCACCTGGATCGTGGTGCGCGGCGGACCGCTGCGCGAGGGTGAGGTATCGACGCGGATGATCGCCGTCTCGCCCTTGGGCAGGCGCGACAGCTCCAGCGCCGCCGAATTAGCACCAGCGACCGTTTCCGTGGTCCGCGCTGTTACACCGAGCTCGCCCAGCTTCTCCGCCAGGTCGTCCAGGCTCGCCTGGGCGCGCAGCGTCTCCCAGGCTTTCTCCGCGTCCTGTTGCGCCTTCTGAGCGCGGGTGCGCTGCTCCTCCTGGCGGGCCAGCTCCTCCGCGCGCTTCGTCTTTACGTCCGCGACGAGCTTCTCCAGCTCGGGCCACTCCGACGCCTGCGCGGCGCTGTCGGTATCGTCGTGCGTGTCCTGCGTGGTCATGGTCGCTCCTCGTGGCGCCGCGCTGCCGCGCGCAAGGCAGTGCCGGGTTTGCCGGATCGCTCCTGCACGTTGCACCGTAGCACGCCCGCCGCGCTCGTGGGAGACTCTGCCGGCTGCCTACGGTCCGACGAGCACGGCCTCGTACAGCGAGACGTGCGGCGGGCCGGAGAGCATACCCGCCATCGAGCCCTGCGCGTGGCCGGCGCTGAAGGCGGGCGACTGCGTCCAGGCGGTGAAGGCGGCGCGGTCCCGCCAGGTCGAGTGGCTGATGTACTCGCCCTCGCTGTCGCCCTTGAGCAGCATGAAGCCGACGAAGCCGGGCACGTCCTTCAGATACGATTCGCGCGTGGCCCAGCGCTCCTCGAACGCCTTGCCCTGCCCCGGCGCGATCTGAAAGCGGTTCATGGCGATAAACATGCGGCACCTCCGGGCGAGGGAATAGGGGACAGGGAACAGGGAACAGGGAACAGGGGCGGTACACGGTGGATCGCGAGACGGCCCTGCACTCCCGGCCCCGCACGCGCATGCTATCATTGCCCGGCGCCGCTTCGCGTACGCTGAGCCGGCGCCGCAGACAAGCGATCGGAGCGCTTCCGACCCCTCTATTCCCTGTTCCCCATTCCCTGTTTCCTCGCCCGGAGGCGGTCCATGCATATCGGCACGATGCTCTCCATGCCCGGCGGGCAGCCGACGATCGACGGCATAGTCAAGGCGGCGCAGCAGGCCGAGCGGGCCGGCTTCGCCTCCGCCTGGCTGCCCAACGTCTTCGACCTCGAGGCGATCACCACGCTCGCCATCGCCGGTCGCGAGACGCAGCGCATCGAGCTGGGCACCGCCGTGGTGCCGACCTATCCGCGCCACCCGGCGGCGCTGGCGCAGCAGGCGCTGACGGCGCAGCTCGCCGCCCGCGGCCGCTTCGCCCTCGGCATCGGCCTCAGCCACCGCGTCGTGATCGAAGACATGTTCGGGCTGGACTACTCGCGGCCTTGTACGCTTGCACATTCAAGAGGAACGTCGCCCTCAACATGCACGCTTCGGTCTTGCGCAACGATGACCCGCACGCCGAGCGCGGCGTACACGAGCCGGCGATCGTCGGGGTCGAAGCGGTCCAGGTTGCTGGCCACCGTTTGACACCACGTACTGAGCGTCGCCAACCGCGCGGACGCCGCTTCCCAGTCGAGGCGCTGCGTCAGCAGCTCGGCTTTCTCGGCTTCGAGTTGTCGGATCAACGCGGCGTCGTGTTTGAGCGCCGCCAGGAGCGGCGCCTGCGCGTCCGGCTCATCCACGCCGCCGAGCGCGAAGGCGCGGTTCGCTTGACTGCGCCGCGCCTTCGCGAGCTGCCGATCGAGCGACGCGATCTCGTCGCGCACGGGATCGCGCTGGGCGCGCTGCTCGACCTGCACGCGGATCAGGTCGGGGTTGAGCAGAATACGCTGCGCCGTTTGCCATGCCGCCGCGTCCGCCGCCGACGCCGCAACGCTGCGGCGGGGCAGACAGCCGGCTTCGCCGGCGCAGCGGTAGGCGCGCCGGCCATCCACGTAGCGATAGAGGGCCATCGCCCGGCCGCAGCCGCCGCAGACCACATGCCCGCGCAATGTCACGGCCTCAGGGTCGCTGACCGGCGCTGCCGGCCGGTACGTCGCCTGTGCCGCCCTCCATGTGGCTGCGCTCACCAGCGGTTCGACGGGAGCGAGCATGATCTGCGCGGCGTCTTCGCGGATACGTCCGCTGTGGTGGCGCTTGGCGCCGGCGCGGGGCTTCTGTGTCGGCACGGCTTGCCAGCGTAGCGCCCGGTTCTCGCCCATATAGAGCGGGTTGCGCAGCACCCCCCGGACCGTCGTGTGCCACCACCGCGCCTGCCCGATCGGACTCGGCACGCCCCCCGCGGTCAACTGGTTGGCGATCACCCGCGGCCCGCATCCCGCAGCCGCCGCGGCAAAGATGCGGCGGACGATCACTTTCTCGCTCTGTTCTGGGGTGAGCGCTTCTTTCGTCACCGTCGTCCACTGGTAGCCATACGGCGGCTTCCCACCGGCGAGCCGCTTCCCCGCCTTCACCCGTGCGGTGCGCCCACTCCCCGTGCGGGCGATGATCTTCTCGCGTTCGACCTGCGCGACGAACGCCTTTGCGCTGCGAATGAACGTGCCAACGGCACTCTGCTCGAAGTTTTCGGTCACGAACTCCAGGCGCACGCCGGCGTCATCGAGCAGATCGACGATCGCCCCGAGATGCGTTTGATCGCGGCTGAGCCGATCCAGCGCGTAGCAGACCACCACGGAAACGCCGTCCGGCCGCAGTGCTATCAGCAGGCGGTGCAGCCCTGGGCGCTCTCGCCATTGGCTGCCCGTATGCACGTCACGGTAGACAGCAGCCGCGGCGTAGCCGTGTGTCTCGCAGTAGACCGCACACGCCGCTTCCTGACTGGCAAGGCTGGAGTTGTCTTCCTGTTGTTCGCTCGACACGCGCACGTAAATCGCGGCTCGTGGCTGCTCGCTCATGGTGCGTCGCCTCGCTCACCAGCGCGATCGGCAATGAACGCATCGAGGTCTTCCGCTCGCACCCGCCAGCCCGCGCGCGTGCCGCCGAGCCGAAAACCCTTCAGCCGGCCATCGCGCAGCCAGGCCAGCACCGTGGCGGTGCTCAGTCCCAGCCGCTGGGCCACCTGAGGGACGCGGAGCAACTGATCTTCGCCCGTCGTGGGCATCTCCTCACCTCCGTTGTTACGAGTCTACACGAGAACGGGCTATCTGTCCAGATAACCGTTTTATTTTCAAGAGAACTATTGACACGTTCTCGTGAGTTGTAGTATTGTTATCAGTGAAGGGAGGCCACACGCGGACACCGCGCAGACAGCAAGCGGCCCGGCCAGGTGCTTGCGACACCCGCCGGGCCAATCAGGAGGAACCCACCATGAACGCGACTTCCCCCCGCACCCATTCTACGGCCCGCGACCCCCACACCGTCGAACTCGGCTACCGCTCGCCGAGCGAGTACGGCGCCCTCAGCTCAGACGGCGAGACCGTCTACAGCGTCAGCCTGGTCCGCGGCGGCTGGACGTGCACCTGCAAGGGCTACGCCGCGCGGCGGACGTGCTGCCACAGTCTGGCAGCGGCGCTGCCCCGCTGCTACCACTGCGGCGGAACGTCCGGCGTGCGCACCTACACGAACGGCTGGGACGGCGGCGCGGCGATTACGCTCTGCGCCGGCTGCGCGGGAGGTCGGTAGCGATGACCACGAACGGCTATACCGCGCTGTCCGGCACGGTGCGCACGGTCAACGGCACGGGCTTCCAGCTTCAGGACCGCGAGGGCTGGTTGAACGTTAGCAAGTTCGCCAGCCTCGCCCTGCCCGCCGTCGGCCAGCGTGTGCGCGTCGGGCTCGACAAGGCGGGCTACGTGCGCGAGATTGCGCCGGAGGCCGCCGCGGAGGCCGCGTCTGACGCGCCCAGCGGCTCACCAGCGTACGCGGCTGCGCCGAATGCCCTTGCAGCCCGGATCGCCGCTTTGCAGGCCGCCACGGCCATCGTGGGGCGGCAGCCGGGACAGACGACGGTTGAAGGCGTTTTGCAGGTCGCCGCGCACCTCGAAGCGTGGCTCAACCGCTAAGCAGAGAAGAAAGGGTAACCCACCATGACGACCGAGACGACCGACGATCGCCCCCTGTCCGCCCGCCCCGAGGAAGTCGCCGCGTGGAGCGCGCTGGAATTCGGCTGCTTCCGGACGTACCGCGCGGCCGATGCGGCGCAGGATGCGGCGCAGGCCGCGGTCGATGCGCTCATCCCCCGCGGTACGCGGGCCTGGCACGCCGTCGATGAACTGGTGTCCGCGGCGCGCCTGCAGGAAGAGCGCGAATGGCAGTTCTACATCGCCCGCCTCGTGCGGGCGCTGCCGGAACACCGCGCGGTCATCCTCGCGGTCATCCGCCAGGAGGAATTCGACGGCGCGATCGAGTCTATCCGCATTGCGGCGGTCTAGCTGGTAGCCGTGTTCCCACGTGGCCGGCGCCGTCTCCTGCGCGGGGGCGGCGCCTTCGCCGTGCCTTCGTCCGGCGCGCCGCGCACCAGCGCGCACCGGCGCGCCCAGACGCGCGCGATTGAAGGGGTGACGCCCACGGGCGCGAAGGCGCCGCGCGAGTTGTTCCTTAGAACCTTTGATTTTTAAAGCGCCGCCCGCGGGCGCGAGGGACGGGAACAAACCTCGCGCAGATCTGCGCGAGGTTTCTCCGCGACGCCCACGCGCGCGGGGGACGGACGTCGCGGCAGCCGTTTCCGTTTCGGAAACAGCGTTAACGCGACGCCCCCGCGCGCGGGGGACGGGAACAAACCTCCCGTCGATCGACGGGAGGTTTCTCCGGCGACGCCCACGCGCGCGAGGGCGTTCTGCTTGCGCCGCTGGTGAATCGTTAAAAATTCACGCGAGGCTGGCTCTACCGACTTCGATACCTCCTGCCGCGAGCGCTGGGGCTGGAGCCGGAACTACGTCAACAAACAGATAGCGGCCGCAAGCATGGTGAGCCTCCTGGGTACAATTGTACCCAGCACGCCATTGCCGGCGAACGAAACGTTTTCTCAGAAGACGTTTGCTCACGGTGAGGCCAGGACGCGACGCCCCCGCGCGCGGGGGACGGACATTTTCATTTTTTGAACACGATCCGGCACAGACGCAACGCCCCCGCGCGCGGGGGCACCCCGAAACCTCGCGTAGATCTACGCGAGGTTTCTCCGCGCCGCCCACGGGCGCGGCGCTGCGCAGCCATGGTGCCCATGGGCAACAGCACGCCAGTGCCAGCAAGCGAACGCTAGTCCCGCTGCTCGCTCGCCTGCTGGTGCAGCTCGGCGAGGCTCGGCGACGGCGGGGCAAACGGCGCGGCCTGCTGCAGCAGCGCCTGGGCGAGCCCGTGGTACTGCACGGCGGTCGCGAGGCAGCCCCGTGAGACGGCGGCGAAGTCGGCGGCGGCGGTTGCGATGAGCGCCCCGGCATCGGCGAGCTTCGCCGCCGCGTGCAGCGCCCCCGCCGCGTTCGCCTGCACGCCCGGCAGCGCGAGCACGGCGCCGAGCCGCAGTTGCTGCGCGGAGCCGTCGCCGGCCGCTCCCAGGAGCGCCTGCGCCTGCTCCGTCAACTGCACCGCCTGCACCAGCTTGGCCGCCCCGTCGTTGAGCCGTTGCCGTGTGCTCTCCGCCATCTCAGCGCACCACCCCGCCCGCGGGGCCGCCGGCGGGGAAGGGCATGCCCAGTCCCGCCATCTCCGCCGCGCCGCCCAGCGTGTGATCGACGCTGTAGCCCACCGTGCGCCCGTCCAGCACACTGATCACGTGGACCTGCATCGGCTTGAGCTTCTCCTGCTTCTGCTGCTCAACCAGCGACTGCATCGCCTTCGCCGCCGCCCCGAGCGCCTCCAGCACCGGCTGCTGCAGGGCCGCCACGCCGCCGTAGGGGTTGATGTAGGCCGCGCCACCGATGCTGATCGGGTTCGCCAACCCGATTTCCGGGCCGCTGTCGCCGCCACGGCCGCCGCCGCCAAGCCCTTCCTGCCCCGGCCCGCGGCCCGTGTTCGGGTTCTTGCGATAGCCATTTGCCTGTTCGAGCGTCAGGCCGGGGATCGGTACGTCGTATCCCGTGTTCTGCGCCGCAAGGATCGGATCGCCGTATTTGGCGAGCGCCTTGATGCCCTGATCCAGCAGATCCTGTTGCTCCTGGGCGGCAAGCGCCGCCGGTGTATGTTTCGCCGCCGCCTTTGCCGCAGCCGCCGCTGCCGCCTCTTGTCCCGTTTGCCCCGCCGCGTTCTCTGCGAGTCCTTGCAGGGCCGCGGACGCCTTCTGCACGTCGCCGCCCGCGTCTGAGATCATTTTGATCACGCGGTCGTACACCTGCCCCACCTGGTCCCCCGCCGAGAGAAACAGCTTGAGGATGTATGCCGTGTCCGGCGGGTCCTTGGCGTAGGCGGCGACGATCTGCTGAGCAATCGCCTCCACGTCCACGGCGCGCTTGGCGATCGGTTCGTTCTTGGCGATCGAGTCCAACACCTTGGACTCATCGCTGGCTTCTGCCAGCGCCGACTGGGTTCGCGCCGTGAGCTGCTTCTGCTGCCCGGCCGCGTTCGCCGCCGCCGCCGCCGCAATCGCGCGTTGCTGCGCGTCGGTCACGCGTTTCTGCACCGCCGCATCGAGCGTGCCGATCTCCTCGCCCGCCTGCAGGTAGAGGCCGACGATCACGCCGAAGTCGATCGGGTCCGTGCCCAACGCCTGCACGATCTGCGCGGCGAGGCTGTCGATGTCCACCGGCATTTTCGGCGCGGGCTTGTTCGCCGCCGTGGCGTTCAGCTTGTCGCGCTGGTAGGTCGCCTGCAGTTGCGCCGAGGTCGTGCTGATCACGATCGGGTTGCTGTCCGCCTCCTGCTGCAACGCCTTCTCCAGCGCCGCCATCTCCTGCTGCGCCTTCGCCACCGACTGCGGATCGTTCGGGTCGATCGCGTCGAAGATCGCCTTCTGGATCTGCGGCACGAGCTGCGCCAGGTTGCTGAGCATGGACTGGCTGACGTGCGTGGGGTCGGAGCCAAACAGGATCGTGCTGAGCACGTCCGTGTTGCCGCCCGCCAGCGCCGCCTCAGCGCCCCGTGCCCTCGACTTCAGGCTGGTGGGGTCCGCAATCTGGTCGAACCAGTCCGTGAGCGCGTTCTGCTGCTTGGTCGAATCCGCGATCTCCGCCAGCGGCCCCGCCGCGCCGGTCAAGGTGTCCACGAGCGGCTGCATGTCCGCCTGCAACTGCGCCAGCTTCGCCGGGTCGGTCACGCCCTTGCTCAGCCGCGCCCAGACGGCGCTCACCAGCGTGTCAACCGAGACGTTGGCGCCGCCCTGCGCCCCCGCCAGCGCCTCGCGGATCACCGTCGTCGTCGCGTCCGCAATCCCCGCCGCGCTGTCCGGGTTGTGGATGTCCTGGATGATGCGCGCCACCAACGCGTTCTTGCCGTCCGGGTTGATGATCTCGTCAATCGCCGCGAGGTCGTCGTCCAACTCGCTCTGCAGATCTTGGACGCTCTGGCGCACCTCGGCGCGGATGGCCGCGGCGTCGCTTTTCGCCCGCGCCGCGCCGCTGCCGCGTGCACGCGCCGCCGGCTTCGCCTTCCGCGCCGCCTCGGCCACGTAGTCGTGGATCGTGGGCAGTGCGGGTGAGCCACCGCTCGCGCCGAAGGCATCGTAGGATTCCCCTTCACTCTCGTAGCCGAAAGCGCCCGCGGACTCGCCCGCGCTGGCGTAGCCGCGGCCGGGATTGACAAAGCCGGTGCCGGGCACGGAGCCCGTGCCCGCCGGCAGCGAGCCGGGACCAAGCCCGACGCTGTAGCCGGCGTTGCCGACGTAGGTGTCCACGTGGTTGGTGGTGATCGTCAGCGTGGCGTTCGCCGTGAACTTGCGGTCGAGCTGCGCCTGCAGCGCCCCCGCCGCCGCCAGACCGCCCGCCGACGCCTGCGTCAGCAGACTGCTGTTGTAGGTCGACAGATCCGGCTTGGCCGTGGCCGCACCCTGCTCCAGGTCGCCCTTGACCGCGGCGCCCGCACTCTCCTGATCCTGCAGCAAAAACTCTTTCGTCAGTCCAATGCCGGTGTTCATGAACCCGGTTCCCGACGTGGCCACGTCAGACATCTGCTGCTTGAGGTCCGCCTGCGTCTGCTTGACCTTCGCCTGCTGGTCGTAGAGCGCGGCGAACTGGTTGACCAGTCCGCCCACGTCCTGCGCGTACGGCCCGGTCAACGCCCCGGAATCGCGCAACAACTGGTTGTAGCGGTCGATGCTGATGTTGCCGTTCACCATCTCCGTACCCCAGGTACGGATGCTTGAGGCCAGCGTGTTCACGCCCTGCGCGTGGTCGCGCGCCTGCGGGATCAACACCTGCTGCAACTGACTGAGCCGGTCGAGCTGGTCGCCGGACGCCTGCCCCTTGTCCCTGAGGTCGAGCAGCGCCGCCGCCTCGGAGCTGAGCGCCCGCACGGTGTCGTCGCTGGCGATCTCCTCCGCCACCGGCTGCGACGCGTCGGCCTTCGCTTCTTTGAGTTGTTCCAACGCGACCTTGAGGCCGTCCGCCTCGCTGGTCATGGATTGCACGTGGCCGCTGTCCCAGGGCAAGGGGCTGGCGAAGGCGGCGTCCACCGACGCCTTGTCGTCCTCGACCGAGAGCAGGAGCTTGTGCAGCGCGTCGATGCTCTTCAGCGTCGCCTCGTCCACCGGCTGCGTGAAGCCGCGGGCGATCGGCGCCTCTCCCGCCGAGGCGCGCACCAGGTCCTCCGCCGTGAACGGCGTCTGGCCCATCGCCACGCGCCCCTGGTTGATCGTGGCCAGATCCAGCGACTGTCCCTCCGGGCCAGCCACGGGCATCGGGTAGCCCCCGGTGCCCGCTTTCGGCGCGGAAGGGCCGCCGCCACCGAAGAGCCAGTTGCCGAGGGCGCCCAGCCCGAGAAACGGATCGGCGAGGGGACCGACAACGCTGGCCCCTTCCCCCAGCAGGATCCTGCCCAGCGGCGTGCCGGTCAGGAAGTCGTTGCCCTTCTTCACGCCGGCGACAATGCCATCGCCGAGTTCCGCCCAGGCGTTCTTGACGCGCGTCGCGGCGCGCTCGAAGGCCGCGGCGGTCGTGTCGCTGTACTCCTGCGCCGCCTTGCCCGAGACGCCGTAACTGTTGGTCACGGCATCGAGGTTGCGCTTGTAGTCCGCAAGGTCGCCGCCCGCCGTGCCAAGCACATCGGTGAGTGCGCGGATGTTGGGGAAGAGGTGGTGTAGCTCGTCCACGTTGCCGTGCGTCTTCTGCACGAGATCGTCCAGCGTGGCGAGCAGGCCACGGTCGCGGATGCTCTGCCGCACCTCGTCGGCCGACAGGCCCAGCGCGGCCAGCGCGTCGCGCGTCTGCTTGCTCGGCGCTTCGAGGTTCAGCAGAGCGGCGCGCACGCCGGTCACCGCTTCGCTGGCCGACAGTCCCTTCTGCGTCAGCGTGGCGATGTTGGCGCCAAGTTCTTCCAGGCTGACCCCGCTCTGGGCGGCGATGGGCAGCACGCGGCCGATGCTTGAGGCCAGCCCCGCGAACTCCATCTTGCCGTTGACCACCGTCGCGTGCAGCACGTCCAGCACGTGCCCCGTGTCGCTCGCCTGGAGTCCGTACGCTTTCA
This region includes:
- a CDS encoding branched-chain amino acid ABC transporter permease, yielding MNSFLADVFIPALGIGALYGLVGISFNLIFAPAGTFNFAQGQIVMLGGLMALSFYQQNGWPVLLALVAVMAIGAAVALAEERIAVWPALRRDPRGIGWVLSTLAVFTIIQNLAILRWGTTPQNVKSFPGLSVSRRDVLGLQLAPYHFGVLLIAVAITVGLYLFSRRSAIGRATAAVAQDRDAAALRGVNVRLVISLGFVMGGALACLTGMLAAPLTLATVNVGLTFTFRGFTAAALGGMGDNTGALAAGLALGLIEQLTLRYWQGGYVNLVILLVLLGLLLVRPEGLFGQAVPRRV
- a CDS encoding phage tail tape measure protein, whose protein sequence is MTSGPVLIDLDLAAQDEWTPAFSSAEGGLSALEARLGQLEAAALAADGALASVAESAAALALPAAADAQAVTALTVVIEENTAAMTENAGATEAASLGYARLSTSGASLGASMPIAAAALGLVAAEAVKLSAGFDLAMNKIEAMAGVAPAAIGKLKDQVRDLSNQTGESTQQLAQGLYYIVSAGFQGADAMTILAQTTREAQAAQTDAKPVADATTSALKAYGLQASDTGHVLDVLHATVVNGKMEFAGLASSIGRVLPIAAQSGVSLEELGANIATLTQKGLSASEAVTGVRAALLNLEAPSKQTRDALAALGLSADEVRQSIRDRGLLATLDDLVQKTHGNVDELHHLFPNIRALTDVLGTAGGDLADYKRNLDAVTNSYGVSGKAAQEYSDTTAAAFERAATRVKNAWAELGDGIVAGVKKGNDFLTGTPLGRILLGEGASVVGPLADPFLGLGALGNWLFGGGGPSAPKAGTGGYPMPVAGPEGQSLDLATINQGRVAMGQTPFTAEDLVRASAGEAPIARGFTQPVDEATLKSIDALHKLLLSVEDDKASVDAAFASPLPWDSGHVQSMTSEADGLKVALEQLKEAKADASQPVAEEIASDDTVRALSSEAAALLDLRDKGQASGDQLDRLSQLQQVLIPQARDHAQGVNTLASSIRTWGTEMVNGNISIDRYNQLLRDSGALTGPYAQDVGGLVNQFAALYDQQAKVKQTQADLKQQMSDVATSGTGFMNTGIGLTKEFLLQDQESAGAAVKGDLEQGAATAKPDLSTYNSSLLTQASAGGLAAAGALQAQLDRKFTANATLTITTNHVDTYVGNAGYSVGLGPGSLPAGTGSVPGTGFVNPGRGYASAGESAGAFGYESEGESYDAFGASGGSPALPTIHDYVAEAARKAKPAARARGSGAARAKSDAAAIRAEVRQSVQDLQSELDDDLAAIDEIINPDGKNALVARIIQDIHNPDSAAGIADATTTVIREALAGAQGGANVSVDTLVSAVWARLSKGVTDPAKLAQLQADMQPLVDTLTGAAGPLAEIADSTKQQNALTDWFDQIADPTSLKSRARGAEAALAGGNTDVLSTILFGSDPTHVSQSMLSNLAQLVPQIQKAIFDAIDPNDPQSVAKAQQEMAALEKALQQEADSNPIVISTTSAQLQATYQRDKLNATAANKPAPKMPVDIDSLAAQIVQALGTDPIDFGVIVGLYLQAGEEIGTLDAAVQKRVTDAQQRAIAAAAAANAAGQQKQLTARTQSALAEASDESKVLDSIAKNEPIAKRAVDVEAIAQQIVAAYAKDPPDTAYILKLFLSAGDQVGQVYDRVIKMISDAGGDVQKASAALQGLAENAAGQTGQEAAAAAAAKAAAKHTPAALAAQEQQDLLDQGIKALAKYGDPILAAQNTGYDVPIPGLTLEQANGYRKNPNTGRGPGQEGLGGGGRGGDSGPEIGLANPISIGGAAYINPYGGVAALQQPVLEALGAAAKAMQSLVEQQKQEKLKPMQVHVISVLDGRTVGYSVDHTLGGAAEMAGLGMPFPAGGPAGGVVR
- a CDS encoding helix-turn-helix domain-containing protein encodes the protein MPTTGEDQLLRVPQVAQRLGLSTATVLAWLRDGRLKGFRLGGTRAGWRVRAEDLDAFIADRAGERGDAP
- a CDS encoding ABC transporter substrate-binding protein, which produces MADRFQRPISRRRFVRGTASLSAGLFGLAIAGCSSSNNNGNTKKASTVAPAASQAAAATTVAATRAATAAAGASAAASAAASPAAARSPAASTLKLPGDVGFGFISSFTGPLATVYQEFVAGAKLAIDEINGSGGVGGVKFTLEQADDQSNPAQVPAAALGVVDKKLHFCIGPIGSNAISASPALNQAKIIQCGYSDNPQLADASKFPYSFRFVWSAEQSSKLLIDYFTKQLKFTKIAILAENTVYGQTDAPTTSKYMDSLSLKPTVNEYFQSGTADFTPLLRKVQDAGSQAIVWWTQGGPEAITVLKNMNDIKLDLPIAGIGFAGGLVKGVVPDALLDKTLSVAWKRLTYSDSEPISQKVKDWNKRLGDAGGLGKIGSGGTSPFYDFVYYMKAAIEATGGTDSTAIVKYMEATPYDGLVANFDGITAKDHTIVKDGAISLGTLSSWNAADKVFLKRPAGL
- a CDS encoding antibiotic biosynthesis monooxygenase, with the protein product MFIAMNRFQIAPGQGKAFEERWATRESYLKDVPGFVGFMLLKGDSEGEYISHSTWRDRAAFTAWTQSPAFSAGHAQGSMAGMLSGPPHVSLYEAVLVGP
- a CDS encoding LLM class flavin-dependent oxidoreductase, which encodes MHIGTMLSMPGGQPTIDGIVKAAQQAERAGFASAWLPNVFDLEAITTLAIAGRETQRIELGTAVVPTYPRHPAALAQQALTAQLAARGRFALGIGLSHRVVIEDMFGLDYSRPCTLAHSRGTSPSTCTLRSCATMTRTPSAAYTSRRSSGSKRSRLLATV